The Flavobacterium johnsoniae UW101 genomic interval TCGCCGGCTTCATTGACAGAAGTAATCACCTTCGCTTGGGCATTTATAGAAAAACCAGCCGTAAAAAAACACAAAACAATCAATATTACTTTCATATTCAATTATTTAAGATTTATATAAAAGTAAAAAAAATCGCCTTTTCTCGTTAGAAAAAAGGCGATTTTAATTTTATAACTATCTAAGGATTACTTGTTTCCTTTTTCGAAGTCAGCTACGAATTGAGCTAAACCAATATCAGTTAAAGGATGTTTCAACAATCCGTAAATTGCAGAAAGTGGTCCAGTCATAACATCAGCACCAATTTTAGCACAGTTTACAATATGCATTGTGTGACGTACTGAAGCAGCTAAAATTTGAGTTTCATAACCGTAGTTATCATACACTTCTCTAATTTCCTGAATCAGGTTTAAACCGTCAGTAGAAATATCATCTAAACGGCCTACAAACGGAGAAACATAAGTAGCTCCGGCTTTAGCAGCCAAAATAGCCTGTCCTACAGAGAAAACAAGAGTTACGTTAGTTTTAATTCCTTTATCAGAAAAATATTTTGCTGCCATAACTCCTTCTTTAGTCATAGGCAGTTTTACAACGATTTGCTCATGTAATTCAGCAAGCTCCTCACCTTCTTTAACCATTCCTTCAAAGTCAAGAGCATTAACTTCAGCACTTACATCACCTTCTACAAGATTGCAAATATCAACATAATGCTTAAGGATGTTGTTTTTTCCGGTAATACCTTCTTTCGCCATTAACGACGGATTAGTTGTTACACCATCTAAAACACCTAAAGCTTGTGCTTCTTTAATTTGAGCTAAATTAGCTGTATCAATAAAAAATTTCATAATCTATTATATTTAAATTGTGTTGATTTATTTTTTGGCGTGACCACAAGGGTCGGGCTTTCGGCTCTATCTTTTGTTCCGTTTCTCTTCACAAAAGGATAACGCCTCTATCCCTCACGCAAACTCAGCTGCAAAATTACAACTTAAAATTGCTTAGAAGAATTGTTTTTATTTAATTCTTTCAATTCATCCCTAATTTCTTCCAGAACTTTTAATGTTTCTTCTTTATAAACTTCAGAATTATTAATCTTATCACTCAAAGAACTTAAAATTCGGCGAAGCACAAACCAAATAACCAGAAAAACAATCACAGTAAAAATAGTAGGCAAAAACTCTGTAATCTTATCCATAATTCTATAACTTATAATGATTCATAAGCATTTTTTCGTAAACCTTATCCGGAAGCGCGCGTTTTAAAACAATTGAAAATTTCTGCATAAACACACCTACTTTATAATGCACTTTTGGCTTTTCTTTTTGAATGATTTTATAAATCGCTTCGGCCATTTCATTCGGGTTACTTCCTGCATCCACATGTTCGTTCATTGCAGCAAGTGTATCTCCGTACACTTTTTCGTAAGCAGAACCTTTTACAATAGGCGCGTGATAACGTCCGGAAGCAATATTAGTTGCAAAATCACCGGGAGCTACATTTGTAATTTCAATTCCAAACTGCTTTACCTCCATTCTCAAAGCTTCAGTAATCAATTCTAAAGCTCCTTTTGAAGCCGAATACACACTTCGGTAAGGAAGTCCCATATAAGCGGCAATAGAAGTAATATTAATAATTAAACCTGATTTTTGTTCGCGCATTTTTGGCAGAACAGCTTTCATAACTTCAATTGGACCGAAAAAATTCGTTTCAAAGTTGTTCTTAATTTCCTCCATCGGAATTTCTTCTAATGGTCCCGTGATTCCAACTCCGGCATTGTTAATGACAATGTCCAGTCTGCCCGAAGTTTCGATAATCTTACTGACAGCCGATTTAATCGAATCAGCATTTCGAACGTCTAAAGCCACAAGAGGAAAAATAGAATTCAAGACTTTTTCAGGATTTCGGCTCGTTCCATACACGACAAAACCTTTTTTATGCAAAAATTCACCAATAGATTTTCCAATCCCTGAAGATCCTCCGGTAATTAAAACAACTTTATTCATTTTTGGGTTATGAGTTATAAGTTATGAATTTTGAGTTTTTAGTTCAATGAAGAGAAATTTTTCAGCCTGACATTTAACTTCTAACTCAACGAAAGGTCCAAAAATAAAAAAATCCTCCCGAAGGAAGACTACTTTTATACAAATTCTAAAAAATAAAAAGTGGCAAGCGACCTACATCGCACCGCTCAACCGCGTACCCTTGCTATGTTCCCATCCTGGGGGAGTCTGCAGGAGCTGGTCGTGTAGGACTTGCCGGTGCAAATATACAATCTTTTTATATTTTTGCAAGAGCTTTGCTGCTATAAAAATATCATCGTATATTGGCTTATTCAAATTTTAAACTATGAAAAAATATAACTTCCTAGCTGTCATTTTATTAGGAATCACATTAATTGGATGCAAAGGCACAAAAAAAGGTGAAAATTCTTTATTTACCATTGATGATTCTGCTTTTCCTGCCCATTTTTTACCAAAAGAATCAGTTTCAATCGGAATTTTGAACCCAAATTCTAAAGAAATTGACAGCATAGTTTACTTCGTTAACGACAAAAAAGTAGGAAACACAAAAGGAGCCGAAAAATTTAAATTTGACTTAAAAGATCAAAAACTAGGTTATCAATACTTAAAAGCAACTGCTTATTTTGGCGGAGACTCTTCTGATGCTACTAAAAGAATTGAAGTCGTTTCTGATATCGAACCTAAATTATTAAAGTATAAAGTAGTTAATACTTTCCCTCATGACACTACTGCGTTTACAGAAGGCTTAGAATTCCATGATGGCCTTTTATTTGAAAGTACTGGTCAAAAAGAAAACTCATATTTCAGGTCTGTTGATTATAAAACAGGAAAAGTAATTAAGCAAGTTGACCTTCCTAAGGAATATTTTGGCGAAGGAATAACTTTTATAAATAATAAAATTTATCAGTTAAGCTGGCAGGAAAAAACCGGTTTTATCTATGATGCAAAAACTTTTAAACTAGAGAAAACTTTCAAATACGACAAAGATATTGAAGGCTGGGGAATGACACATGATGATAAATACATTTACCATTCAGACGGGACTGAGAAAATCTGGAAAATGGATCCAAATACTCAAAAATTAATTGATTATATAAATGTATATTCTGGTTCTTCAAAAATTAAATCTATTAATGAATTAGAATTAATTAACGGGAAGTTTTATGTAAACGTTTGGCAAAAAGATGCAATTGCTGTCGTAAATCCAACTTCTGGTTCAGTAGAAGGAATATTAGACCTTTCAGGTTTACGTAAATTTGTTAAAGCAAAAAATGCAGAAGTTTTAAACGGAATAGCTTACAACCCACAAACCAAAACAATTTTTGTTACAGGGAAATATTGGGACAAATTGTTTGAAATAACAGTTTCTGAATAAAAACACAAAAGAATTAAAAATACGAATTTCACAGATTTCACGGATTAGTTCGTGATAATTTGTGAAATTTGTGTTTTATAACACTATCTATAATGATTACATTAATAAAAAACATACAGGAACTGCTCCAAGTACGCCAAACATCAATTTCTAAAGTTTCGGGAGCTGAAATGGCAGAGCTTCCTACAATTAAAAATGCCTTTTTAGTAATAAAAGATGATCTTATTGCTGATTTTGGATCTATGGAAAACCTTCCAGAAATTAAAGCAGACAGCATTATCAATGCTTCCGGACGTGTTGTTCTTCCTGCCTGGTGCGACAGCCATACGCATATTGTGTATGCGGGAAACCGCGAACAGGAATTTGTAGACCGCATAAACGGATTTACTTATGAAGAAATTGCCAATCGTGGCGGCGGAATTTTAAATTCGGCTAAAAAATTAAATGAAACTTCTGAAGAAGAAATTTACGAACAATCAAAAATTCGTCTGGAAGAAGTCATGCGTTTAGGAACCGGAGCTGTCGAAATAAAATCAGGTTACGGATTAACTGTTGAAGGCGAATTAAAAATGCTTCGTGTGATAAAAAAACTGGCAGAAAATTATCCAATTTCAATAAAAGCTACTTTTTTGGGCGCACATGCTTTCCCAACGCATTATAAAGAAAACAAGGCAGGTTATATTGATGAAATCATCACTAAAATGCTTCCTGAAATTGCACAAAACAAACTGGCAGATTATGTAGATGTTTTCTGCGAAAGCGGTTATTTCTCTGTTGAAGAAACAGAAAAAATCATGCAGGCGGGAATTGATTTTGGTTTAAAACCAAAAATTCACGTTAATCAATTTAATTCTATCGGCGGTATTCAGTCTGGAGTTAAATTTAACGCACTTTCTGTAGATCATCTTGAAATAATGAATCCAGAAGACATTGAAGCCTTAAAAGGCACCGAAACGATGCCTGTCGCATTACCTTCATGTTCTTATTTCTTAAGCATTCCGTACACACCAGCACGCGAAATGATTAAAGCAGGATTACCTTTGGCACTTGCAACCGATTTCAATCCTGGTTCTACTCCATCCGGGAACATGAATTTTGTTGTAGCTACAGCTTGTATTAAAATGAAAATGACTCCTGAAGAAGCAATAAACGCGGCAACAATTAACGGCGCTTATGCAATGGGACTTTCAGAAACTCACGGAAGTATTACAAAAGGCAAAAAAGCCAATTTAATTATAACTAAACCTATTTCATCTTACTACCAAATTCCTTATGCTTTTGGAAGTAATTTAATTGAAGATGTTTTAATTGACGGTCAAATTATATAATAAAATTAATCCTTTTCAAAATTATTTAACCCACAGCTCAAAACTGTGGGTTATTTTTTACTGCAATGTTTAAAATCGGTGCAAATACCATAAGTTTTACAAAGATTTAGTCCATAAAAAAAGGCCTGTGAAATCACAGACCTTTAATATCAAAGTGGTATTTTTACTTCTTTGGCACAATTATCTTAAACTAAAACTAGTTTTAGAAACTAATTCGTCATTATCAAAAACATTGATAAAATAAGTTCCTTTAGCGAAATCTTTTCCAGGAAGATCTTCAGTAACGTTTACAGATTTGTTTTCATACTTTACAGTAGTTTTAAAGCTGTATGTTAAAGAGTTATCTCCAAAGCTTTCTGTTTTTTTCTCGCCCAAAACGTTGTTTTTTGCATCAATAACCTGAACATAATATGTTTTATCTCCAGATTTAGCAATTTGGTTTTCAGCAATAGTAAAACTTACTTTTAAGATATCAGCACGGCTTGCTTTATCTGTTTCAATTTGTTTTCCAGAGCTTTTCAATTTATAAGCAGAAGTTTTAGTGTTCAAAATTGATAATTTAGAACCTCTTTCAACTGTTTTTGCAAGCTCTTCATTTTGTCCTACAAGTACTTCGTTGTATTTTTTAGACTCTCCTAACACAGTAATTGTACTATCTCTCTGAACTGTTAAAACACCATTTTGTTTTTTCAATTCGTCGTTTTCAGCAACTAGAGTTTTCATTTTACCCTGCATTGCCTGTACCTGAGCTCTGTATTTAGAAACATCACCTTTAGATTTATTCAAATCATCCATCAAAGCGACAACTTTATCTCTTTCCTGAATTAATTCGTCTGACATTGATGTGTTTTCAGCAATTGCAGCATCATAAGTTGCTTTCAATTCCTGTAAATCTTTCATTACAGACTCTTTTTCTGTCATTGTAGTTGTAAGTTCTGTCTTAACTACATCAGTATCAGAAGATAATTTAAAAATATACACTAAGCTACCAATCAGTAGGACTGCTAAAACCGCTATAATCGCTTTTAGACTTGAATTGTTGTTGTTCTTTGGGTTTTCCATATTTAATAATTTTCTTTAATAACAAATTTAAGAATTAATATATGTTAATAACGTAAGTTGTTACAATTATATTATTTTTGGAAAATAAATTTTTTTCATGGAGAAATTGATTCCTTTTACTGTCAATGATTTGGCAAAAGTCACAAATCATCGTAGTGGTGAAATAAAATTCGGAGAAAAAATGATTGTTTTGCCGAAAGACGCAGACAAAATCAAATTTTTACAAGAATCTGAGGCGAAGTATGTTCTTTTGGGAATTCCGGAAGACATTGGTGTACGTGCGAATTATGGAAGACCCGGAACAGCATCAGCGTGGGAAAACGCTATTAAAAGTATTGCAAATATTCAGCATAACCGCTTTTCAAAAGGCAGCCAGATTATAGTTTTAGGACAGCTTGATGTTTCTGCAGAAATGCGTGACGTCGAAAACTTAGATTTTAATGACATTGACGACCGCTCTAAACTAAGCCAGCTGGTAGAAAAAATCGACAAAGAAGTTTCGCATATTATATTTACTATAATGAAAGCCGGCAAAACTCCTATTATTATTGGAGGCGGACATAATAATGCTTACGGAAATATTAAAGGTTCGGCTTTAGCCAAAGGAAAACCAATAAATGCCGTAAATTTTGATGCGCATTCTGATTTTAGAATTCTGGAAGGACGCCACAGCGGCAACGGGTTTTCGTATGCGTATGAAGAAGGTTTTCTAAAAAAATATTTTATTTTCGGACTTCACGAAAACTACACTTCAAAAAGTGTTTTAGACCTTATTAAAAAACTGGAAGACCGCGTGCGTTATAACACTTATGACAGCGTAAATATTCGTAAGGAAAAAGATTTTACCCGCGAAATGGCTCTTGCGCTAGAGTTTATAAAAACAGATGCTTTTGGAATTGAGATTGATCTCGACGCTATTCCTAATATTGCCAGCAGTGCTATGACAATCAGCGGGTTTTCGGTAGAAGAATTACGTCAGTTTATTTCGTTTTTCGGACAGCATAAAAATGCTGCGTATTTACATATCTGTGAAGGTGCTCCAGATTTAGCCGATTCTCCAAATAACAATTTAATTGGAAAATTAATTGGGTATTTAGTAACTGATTTTATAAAAGCAAATAACGAAAAAGAGAAATTAGCTTGAAGAACAGGCGGCCTAAAACCACACATTTTCCAAATAATACAAGATTCAAACAGCCGATTGACTGAATAAACCTATCTTTGCACAGAATTTAGTACTTAAAACTAAAATTCTTAATTACTAAGATATGTTATTCGAAGATTTATCACTCTCAAAAAGTATACAAAAAGCCGTATTTGAAGAAGGCTATTTAAATCCCACTCCTATTCAGGAAAAATCTATTCCGATTGTTTTAGCCGGAAGGGATTTAATTGGCTGCGCGCAGACAGGAACAGGAAAAACAGCGGCATTTGCGATTCCAATTATACATCAATTACACCGAATTGTAGGTTCATCAAAAAAAGCCAAACAAATTCGCGCACTTATTGTAACGCCTACGCGTGAACTAGCGGTACAGATTGGGCAGAGTTTTGACACGTATTCTAAATATACCAATTTAACGCAATTAACTATTTTTGGCGGTGTTTCTCAAAACCCTCAGGTTGATGCTTTAAAAAATGGTGTTGATGTTTTGGTGGCAACTCCGGGCCGATTATTAGATTTACACAAACAAGGTTTTCTTGATTTAAATCATCTGCATACCTTGGTTTTAGATGAAGCAGATCAAATGCTGGATATGGGTTTTATAAACGATGTAAAAAAGATTGTAAAACTTACGCCAAAAAACAGACAAACTTTATTATTCTCTGCAACAATGCCTCTTGCAATTCGCGAATTGGCAGAAATGTTCTTGCAGGATCCTGAAAAAGTTGAAGTTTCTCCGGTTTCATCAACTGCAGAAAATGTAGAACAGCGTGTTTATTTTGTTGACAAAACAGAAAAAAGAAACCTGCTTTATCGTTTAATTAAGGAAGAAAATTTATCAAACGTACTGGTTTTTTCGAGAACCAAACATGGTGCAGATAATGTTGTAAAAGCGCTTCGCAAAAAAAATATACCGGCAGAAGCCATTCACGGAGACAAATCGCAAAATGCGAGACAGCGTGTTCTGGATGCTTTTAAAAATAAAGAAGTCGGCGTTCTGGTTGCTACAGATATTGCAGCAAGAGGAATCGATATTGAACAGCTGCCTTATGTTATCAATTTTGATTTACCAAACATTCCTGAAACTTATGTACACCGAATTGGCCGTACAGGACGTGCAGGAAACGGCGGTATTGCAATATCTTTCTGCGGTAAAGACGAAGAGCCTTACTGGAAGGATATTAAGAAATTAATAAAAGTAGATGTAAAAATTATTACAGATCATCCTTACCCATGGCATTCAGGAAGTCCTGAAGCAGGAGAAAAACCTAAAAATTCAAACAGAAGCGGCGGTGCTCACAAATCGAGAAAATCAAGTGCTTCAAAACAAAATAAAAAACGCTGGTATTAAAAACCAGCGTTTTTCGCTTCTATTATTAAGTAATTTATAATCTTAAACAATTTTACAGGCTCAAAAGGCTTTACAATAATATCATTCATTCCTGATGAAAGTGCCTCATCTGTAATTTCGTCTTTATCAAAAGCAGTCAACGCCACTATAGGCGTTTTTACCCCTAACAGCCGAATGCGTTTTGTAGCTTCAAAACCATTCATTAACGGCATATTAATATCCATTAAAATAAGATCAAATCTTTCTTTCTCTAATATTGTAAGCGCTCCAAAACCGTCATCAACGACTTTGCAGACAAAATTATTTTTTTCGATAATCTTTTTAGTAACCAGCTGGTTAATTAGATTATCTTCTACAATAAGAATTTTATAAATTTCGCTTGATGTTAAATCCACCTCTATATCTTCAATTATTTTTTTTGTTTTTTGAGGATCATGTTCAAACGGAATTACAAATGAAAATGCAGTTCCTGCACCTAAATCACTTTCCAGCGTAATTGTACTTCCAAAAAGCCCCAATAATCGTTTTACTATACTTAAACCTAATCCCGTTCCCTGATAATCTTCATCTTTTCGTCCTACCTGAACGAATTTTTCGAATATTTTATTTTGATCTACAGCCGCAATTCCAACTCCGTTATCTCTTATCAAAAAATCCAGATAGTATAATTTCCCTTCTATCTTATGTAGTTTAACGATAATATCAACTTCCCCGTTTTTTGTAAACTTTAGCGCATTGCTCACTAAATTCATTAAAATCTGACCCAGTCGAAGTTTATCACCAATTAAATACTCCGGAATATAATCGTCTATTTCAACATTAATTTTGTTATTATTTTTTTGGGATAGAAAAGAAAGTGAATTTTTGATCATTGTTATTTCATCCGAAATATTAAATGTCAAGCTTTCTAAAACTACTTTGTTTTCTTCAATTTTATTAATTTGAAGAATATCGTTAACTAAGGAAAGTAAATATCGTGCCGAAAATTTTAAAGCACTTAAATGCTGGCTCTGCGATAATTCTTTGTGTTCTTCAAGAAGCATATTTGTTATTCCTACCACACCATACAGTGGTGTACGCAATTCGTGGCTTATAGTCGAAATAAATTGGGTTTTGAGTAATGAGGCTTCTTCTGCAATTTCTTTTGCCTCTAAGAGCTCTAAATTGTGTTTTTTCTTAAATCCTATATTCTTAATCAGCGTTACAATTAAAAAAAGTAAGATTAGAGATGTGAGTATAAACAGGATTACGATAATTCTTGATTTTTTAAGACTTTGAGACTGTGATGTTTTTTCATTTTCAATTTTGTCAATCTGTCTTTTATATTCATCCAGCTCTAAATTGAATCCGGCAATTGATGCTTTTTTTAATTTTTCCTGATTATAAAGTTCCTCTGTAATTTCATTAAACTTTACAAGATGCTTATAAGCCTCTTTATAATTCTTTATTTTGGTTAAGAATTTTGAATATTCTAAATGTGTATAAGACAAATCCGATTTTTCATCGCTGTTTTCTCCGGCGGCAATTGCTTTTAAAAAATAAGAATTAGCGGCTGTATTTTCGTTTTTGTAACTAGAATACATTCCATTCAGCATATACACAATAATTTCTGTGGAAGCATCTCCGTATTTTTCAACATGATCGCCAACAAATTTTAAGTACGGATATCCTGCATCAAATCTTCCAATATCAAAATAAGCCCAGGCAATATTGACATTGGTAAAATAAATCTGATCGCTGTTGTTTGTTTTTAAACTGTAAGCAATTGATTTTTGGTAATAATCTATCCCTTTATCAAACTGCTTTTTTTCGAAACAATAAATGTTTCCTATATTGTTGTGAAGACTGTACTTTAACGAATCGTTGTCTGTTTTATTTGCGTAGTATAAACCTTTATTGTAAAAGAAAAGAGCTTTATCAATTTCTGATAATTCGTTATAATTTCCGGCAATAACTTTGTATGCCTTTGCAATTAAATTATCATTTTTTGCTGCTGTGGCATAATTTAATGCTACACGTGAAGTAATGAGAGATCTTTCGAAATTGGAGTCTTTAAAATCATCCCAGGCCTCCTTAATTAATCTGTTTATCCGGGCTTCTGAAACCGGTTCAGATTGTGCTACGGCAAAATTGCTGAAACAATTCAGAAATAGCAGTGTAAATAAAAAAATCCGTATGTGGGGCATCAATCGGCTAATTTTATCAAATATACACTTAAAAATAAAAAAAAGCCGTATTTCCTATAAAAATACAGCTTTTCTTTTCGGTTATCTTGTATTGTTTTCTCTAAAAAAAACAATTAGTTTTCTATTACATTTTCGGCAGTATCATTGCCTTCCCACTGCCCTACAACCGAAGTTGCCAAAGCATTTCCTAAAACATTGGTTGCGCTTCTAAACATATCGCAGAAATGGTCAATTGGTAAAATTAAAGCAATACCTTCAACCGGAATATCAAACATACCACAGGTAGCAGCAACAACAACTAAACTTGCTCTTGGCACTCCCGCAATTCCTTTACTCGTAAGCATTAAAACCAACAGCATTGCCATTTGAGTTCCTAAATCTAAATGTACATTATAAAACTGTGCAATAAAAATACTCGCAAAAGTCATGTACATCATACTGCCGTCCAAATTGAAAGAATAGCCAAGCGGCAGCATAAAAGAAACGATTCTGTCTTTTACACCAAAACTTTCTAATTCTTCTGTTAATTTAGGAAAAACAGCTTCTGAACTTGTTGTACCAAAAGCAATTGCCAAAGGTCCAATGATTCGTCTTAAAAGCTCAACCATTCTTCTTCCTAAGAAAATAAAACCTACTGCAATTAACACAACCCATAAAGTTCCAATTCCTAATAAAAATGATCCGAAAAACTTGAAATACGTAATTAATAATTCTTCGGCATCACGAATGGCAAAAACCGCTGCAATGGCTCCAAAAACTCCAATTGGAGCGAAGTTCATTACATAATTTACCATTTTAAGAACGATATGCGAGATTTTATCTAAAGCTCCAATTACCGGTTTTACAGTGTTACCTAAAGACGCAGCCGCTAATCCGAAGAAAATAGAAAATATTACAATTTGTAGAATTTCGTTGGTTGCCATTGCTTCAATAATACTTTTTGGAACAATATGCTCAACGAAGTTTTCAAATGATAAGTTTTGAGTTTTAGCGGTTACTTCAGATGCCGAAGCCATATCTACATGGCTTAATTTTAAACCTACTCCAGGCTCTAAAATATTTACATAAAATAACCCAATTAACAATGAGATAAAAGAAGCTGTAAAAAACCATCCAAGCGCTTTTCCTCCAATTCTTCCTACTGTTTTTATATCTCCCAGTTTTGCAATTCCCACAATTAAAGTGGTAAAAACCAAAGGAGAAATAATCATTTGCACCAAACGGATAAAAATAGTCGCAAGCATTTTAATTTTTGTGCTGAATGACTGCGCTGCTTCAGGTGAAATTGAGTTATGCAGAATAATTCCCAGCGTTGCGCCAAGAACCATTGCAATTAAAATCTGCCCTGTAAGTCCTGTTAAAAATGATTTTTTCTTAGTTTCTGTTACTTGCATTAATTTGTTTTTTAATTATTAAAATATAAGACCCTCACTGCCTTACTTTTATTAATATGTTTTGTTGATTAAATAAAAATCTGCCAAAACAATCGCAGCCATCGCCTCAACGATTGGTACTGCACGAGGCACCACGCACGGATCATGACGTCCTTTTCCGGTCATTGGTGTAATATTACCTTTATTATCTAAAGAATCCTGAGTCTGCATAATAGTCGCAACAGGTTTAAAAGCAACTCTGAAATAAATATCCATTCCGTTGCTTATTCCGCCCTGGATTCCTCCTGAAAGATTTGTTTTTGTCGTTCCGTCCGGATTGTATAAATCGTTGTGTTCGCTTCCTTTCATTTCAGAACCAGAGAAACCGCTTCCGTATTCAAAACCTTTTACGGCATTGATAGAAAGCATTGCTTTTCCTAATTCAGCATGTAATTTATCAAAAACAGGCTCGCCTAAACCAACGGGTACATTTTGAATTACACACGAAACAACTCCTCCTACAGTATCTCCTTGTTTGCGGATATCACGAATATATTCTTCCATAATAGCTGCTGATTTTTCATCAGGGCAGCGAACCGGATTGCTTTCGATTTTAGAAAAATCTAAATCCTGATAAGGTGTATCTAAATGAATAGGACCTACAGAAGAAACATAAGCATTAATTTTAATTTCTGGAAGCATTTGTTTTGCAATAGCTCCTGCTACTACTCTGCTGGCTGTTTCACGTGCAGAACTTCTTCCGCCTCCGCGATAATCACGAAAACCGTATTTTTGGTCATATACATAATCAGCATGACTTGGTCTGTAATTATCTTTTATATGAGAGTAATCATCTGATTTTTGATTGGTATTCGGAATAATAAAACCAATTGGGGTTCCTGTAGTTTTTCCTTCAAATATTCCTGATAGAAACTGAACCGCGTCTGGTTCTTTTCTTTGTGTTACGATAGCCGATTGTCCTGGTTTTCTACGGGACATTTCAACTTCTATCGCTTCGAAATCAAGTTCTATTCCTGATGGACATCCGTCTATAATACCGCCTAGAGCTTCACCATGAGATTCTCCAAATGTAGTAACTTTATATAGGGTGCCGTAGCTGTTTCCTGCCATTGTAAATTGTTTTGAGCAAATGTAAGTTTTATGAATTAAATTAAAAAATTAAAAATTGGTAATATTAATTAAAGATTAAACAGTTTAAAAATCACAATTTATTAAAATTGACCTCAAATTAGTAACCTTTTCATAAAATAAATCCAGCAAGATTTTCTTTCATTTGTGGAACTTCAAATTAAGAAAAATTGAAAAAACGAAATGTCGAATTGGTCATTATTTCTGATGTCCATTTAGGAACTTACGGAAGTCACGCCAAAGAGCTAAACAACTACTTATCAAGCATTAAACCCAAAACCTTAGTCCTAAACGGAGATATTATTGATGCCTGGCAGTTTAGAAAATCTTATTTCCCAAAAGCCCATTTAAGAGTTATTCAACGCATTATAGGGATGGCTTCAAAAGGTACAAAAGTGTATTATATTACCGGAAATCACGATGAGATTCTTCGTAAATTCAGTGATATGAACATGGGTAATTTTTCTTTGGTCGATAAATTAGTTTTAGAATTAGACGACAAAAAGGCGTGGATTTTTCATGGAGATGTTTTTGATGCTTCTGTACAACATTCTAAATGGATCGCAAAACTGGGAGGTTTAGGTTATGACTACTTAATCCTTATGAACCGATTTGCAAACTGGTGTCTTGCAAAATTAGGACGCGAGCCTTATTCATTTTCTAAAA includes:
- the hutI gene encoding imidazolonepropionase, whose protein sequence is MITLIKNIQELLQVRQTSISKVSGAEMAELPTIKNAFLVIKDDLIADFGSMENLPEIKADSIINASGRVVLPAWCDSHTHIVYAGNREQEFVDRINGFTYEEIANRGGGILNSAKKLNETSEEEIYEQSKIRLEEVMRLGTGAVEIKSGYGLTVEGELKMLRVIKKLAENYPISIKATFLGAHAFPTHYKENKAGYIDEIITKMLPEIAQNKLADYVDVFCESGYFSVEETEKIMQAGIDFGLKPKIHVNQFNSIGGIQSGVKFNALSVDHLEIMNPEDIEALKGTETMPVALPSCSYFLSIPYTPAREMIKAGLPLALATDFNPGSTPSGNMNFVVATACIKMKMTPEEAINAATINGAYAMGLSETHGSITKGKKANLIITKPISSYYQIPYAFGSNLIEDVLIDGQII
- a CDS encoding ATP synthase subunit B family protein, encoding MDKITEFLPTIFTVIVFLVIWFVLRRILSSLSDKINNSEVYKEETLKVLEEIRDELKELNKNNSSKQF
- a CDS encoding SDR family oxidoreductase, which encodes MNKVVLITGGSSGIGKSIGEFLHKKGFVVYGTSRNPEKVLNSIFPLVALDVRNADSIKSAVSKIIETSGRLDIVINNAGVGITGPLEEIPMEEIKNNFETNFFGPIEVMKAVLPKMREQKSGLIINITSIAAYMGLPYRSVYSASKGALELITEALRMEVKQFGIEITNVAPGDFATNIASGRYHAPIVKGSAYEKVYGDTLAAMNEHVDAGSNPNEMAEAIYKIIQKEKPKVHYKVGVFMQKFSIVLKRALPDKVYEKMLMNHYKL
- a CDS encoding DEAD/DEAH box helicase; this encodes MLFEDLSLSKSIQKAVFEEGYLNPTPIQEKSIPIVLAGRDLIGCAQTGTGKTAAFAIPIIHQLHRIVGSSKKAKQIRALIVTPTRELAVQIGQSFDTYSKYTNLTQLTIFGGVSQNPQVDALKNGVDVLVATPGRLLDLHKQGFLDLNHLHTLVLDEADQMLDMGFINDVKKIVKLTPKNRQTLLFSATMPLAIRELAEMFLQDPEKVEVSPVSSTAENVEQRVYFVDKTEKRNLLYRLIKEENLSNVLVFSRTKHGADNVVKALRKKNIPAEAIHGDKSQNARQRVLDAFKNKEVGVLVATDIAARGIDIEQLPYVINFDLPNIPETYVHRIGRTGRAGNGGIAISFCGKDEEPYWKDIKKLIKVDVKIITDHPYPWHSGSPEAGEKPKNSNRSGGAHKSRKSSASKQNKKRWY
- a CDS encoding formimidoylglutamase, yielding MEKLIPFTVNDLAKVTNHRSGEIKFGEKMIVLPKDADKIKFLQESEAKYVLLGIPEDIGVRANYGRPGTASAWENAIKSIANIQHNRFSKGSQIIVLGQLDVSAEMRDVENLDFNDIDDRSKLSQLVEKIDKEVSHIIFTIMKAGKTPIIIGGGHNNAYGNIKGSALAKGKPINAVNFDAHSDFRILEGRHSGNGFSYAYEEGFLKKYFIFGLHENYTSKSVLDLIKKLEDRVRYNTYDSVNIRKEKDFTREMALALEFIKTDAFGIEIDLDAIPNIASSAMTISGFSVEELRQFISFFGQHKNAAYLHICEGAPDLADSPNNNLIGKLIGYLVTDFIKANNEKEKLA
- a CDS encoding glutaminyl-peptide cyclotransferase, yielding MKKYNFLAVILLGITLIGCKGTKKGENSLFTIDDSAFPAHFLPKESVSIGILNPNSKEIDSIVYFVNDKKVGNTKGAEKFKFDLKDQKLGYQYLKATAYFGGDSSDATKRIEVVSDIEPKLLKYKVVNTFPHDTTAFTEGLEFHDGLLFESTGQKENSYFRSVDYKTGKVIKQVDLPKEYFGEGITFINNKIYQLSWQEKTGFIYDAKTFKLEKTFKYDKDIEGWGMTHDDKYIYHSDGTEKIWKMDPNTQKLIDYINVYSGSSKIKSINELELINGKFYVNVWQKDAIAVVNPTSGSVEGILDLSGLRKFVKAKNAEVLNGIAYNPQTKTIFVTGKYWDKLFEITVSE
- the fsa gene encoding fructose-6-phosphate aldolase: MKFFIDTANLAQIKEAQALGVLDGVTTNPSLMAKEGITGKNNILKHYVDICNLVEGDVSAEVNALDFEGMVKEGEELAELHEQIVVKLPMTKEGVMAAKYFSDKGIKTNVTLVFSVGQAILAAKAGATYVSPFVGRLDDISTDGLNLIQEIREVYDNYGYETQILAASVRHTMHIVNCAKIGADVMTGPLSAIYGLLKHPLTDIGLAQFVADFEKGNK